GGCGAAATCTGGCTCGGAATGGAGCTCGAGATGTACATGGACGAGGACGTGCGCGAATTCCAGCTGCCGGAGACGGCGGACGAGTTCGTGGACGGGCTGAATCTGGACGACGACGAGGAATCCGACGGGATTTACACGATTAAGGAAATCAAGAAGGACACGGTGGTCGTGGACGGGAACCACCCCTTTGCGGGCAAGGACCTGACTTTCGACGTGACAGTGGTCGCCATCGAGCAGCCGAGTTTTACCGAGCTCGAAAGCGGCTACCCCGACCGCGAAGAAGATTTTGACAATTTTGACGACGGCTTCGACGGAACCGACGGCGAAGATTTTGACGACAACAACCACAACAGGAGATGGCGCTAATGGCATCGATGGACGAACTCAAGAAGGCTGCAGGCGTTCGCGCGGCAGATATGATCAAGGACGGCATGACCGTGGGTCTTGGAACGGGTAGCACCGCCGCCCACATGGTGAACCGCCTTGCCGAGCGCATCAAGACAGAAGGCTTGCATGTTGTGGGCGTGAGCACGAGCTGGAGCACCACGCTGCAGTGCAGAAGCCTCGGCATTCCGCTCAAAGAAATGGGCGAAGTGAGCCACCTTGACATGGTGATTGACGGTGCCGACGAAATCGACGACCAGCGCAATTTGATCAAGGGCCGCGGAGCCGCTCACCTGCTCGAAAAGATTGTGGCCTCGATGACGGACAACTACGTGATTATCGCGGATAGCGGCAAGAAGGTGAACAAGCTCGGCGAAAAGTTCGCGGTACCGCTGGAAATTATTCCGGGCGCAATCGCCGTGGTGACCGAACGCGTTAAAAAGCTGGGCGGCGACCTCAAGGTGCGTATGGGCGCTCCGGGCAAGGACGGTCCGGTGATTAGCGACTCGGGCAACCTGATTGCAGACGCGAAGTTCGGCATTATCGAAGACGCCGACAAGCTCGCCCGCGACCTGGAACACATCGTGGGAATCGTGGGCCACGGGCTGTTCGTGGGCATGGCAACCAAGGTGATTCTCGCCGACGCCGAAAAGGGCCTCGTGGAATTCTAGTCAGCTGCGCATCAGTAGACTGTAGGAAGTAGGCTGTTAGAAGAATTGTTGCCCAACATTTTTTGTACAAATTAAAATCCCTCGGCAAGAGCCGGGGATTTTTTGTTCGCTTTAAAAAAAAGCGAAAACCTCCGGTCGACGACCGGAGGCTTTCAATTTCGCGCTAGCGCGTGCTCAATTAGTCTTCGTCGGCGAGTTCCGGAGCCTTCTTGATCACGTTGCGGCGACCGTAGCGGACCTTGGACGGATCGAAGGTGGTTTCAACGGCTTCGACTGCGGGTTCAGCGGCAGGTGCTGCAGGGGCAGCGACCGAGGCTTCAACGGCAGGAGCGGCCGGAGTTTCAACCGGAATACGCGGAGCGAGCGGGCGGCGAGCTTCAGGAGCGGCGGCCGGGGCGGCTTCGACGGCGGGAGCAGCTGCGGGAGCCTGGGCTTCGGCAGCTGTGTTCTGAGCTTCAACGTTCACATCACGACGGCCTTCGCGGCGGTCGCGACGATCGCGACGGTTGTTGTTGCGATCACGTTGTTCATTACGGTCGCGAGCGGGCTGCTGCTGTTGTTTGTCAGCGGCGCGGTTGTCGCGATTTTCCTTAGCAGGACGGTCCTTGCCATTGTTGTTCTGGCGATTTTCCTTGCGTTCACCGCGCTGAGCCATTTCCTGTGCGCTGATCGGGCGACGGGAAGCTGGCTTCAAGTTCATGTCCGGGGTGAGCTTCTTGAAAATCGGGGTACGAAGCATGGTAAGGAGCTTGTTAACCTTCGTGAGGATAACGATGCACAGAATCACTGCAACGAGTGAGAGTGCGAGTGCGATGTATTCCATTCGGGGCACCTCATAAGTAAGGGTTGACCGCAAGTGCAGGCTGGAAATAAACCCGCAGGCGGTGTGGCTGGTTCGTGTTTGTGAGTGCTTAAAGCCATCTTACTAACGCCTCCTGAGAGGCTTGACGGCGATAAGGTTTCGGGCAAATTGGGCCAGCGAAACATTAAGGGGTCGCTACCGTGGCAGCAGACCATTGGGAGCCACGGGCGCAAATATAACAAAAGTGTTAAATAATTGGGGATTGATAGTTAAGAAACATCCCTGAAACCGCTCTGCCGGTGGCAGTCTAAAGGTGCATATCGAGCTTTTCGAGCGATTTTTTGACCGAATCGCCATAGGCGGCCAGGGAATCCAGGTTTTTCTGCAACGAATCGACTTGGCCCTGAAGCATCGCGTTTTCGGCTTTCAGTCGGTTCATTTCGGCTTCGGCGGCCTCATCTGTACAGGCAGAAAGCGAAAAAGCGGCTAAAACGGCGAACAGAATTGCAGACAACGTAAATTTTTCTTTCATGCCTCAAATATAAAAAAGCCGGGTCCATTATAGGCCGTTCAGTGAATTTACCACCGAAAAAATTTGTAAAAACGCCGTTAGTCCAAGTTGGGATATTCCATAGTGTACGTTACAAAAAGTTTAAAAATGAACCTGGCTCGTAACTTTTTTGAAAAAAAAAGTTATTTTCTTTTATAGGAGAAAATAAATGACGACTAGCAAAAAACCTATACATCGTAGTTTAATCCTAGGAAGCGCCCTATTTATTTCTTTTCTGTGCTTCTTTCTTTCGGTGCAGTCTTACCTCACTTTTTCTAAGTCGCTCTATAAGCGCTACGATGATCGTCTCGACAACATTTTGAATTATGTTCACACACAGCTCGATGCAGACGACTTGTATAACTGTGTGCAAAACAAGGAAACTTCGGAAAAATACAATCAACTGCAACAGTTGCTGAACGGCATGGTCGATGAATTCGAGCTGTTCTACTTATACATTGTATTCCCGAAAGATTCGTTAATGTATAATGTTGTTTCTGCAACCAGCGCTGCAGAACGGGCTCGAGGCGAAACGGACATGCCTCTTCTTGAGACATCAGATGCCTACCCCTTGCAGGAACTTCAGAAATTTGAAAAGGTCATGCAGCAATCTGAAATCGCCTTTTTTGAGGAAGATTCAGAATGGGGTGCCGCCTATACAGCTTGCAAGTCCCTTGCCAATTCCGAAGGGAAGCATTTTTCTCTTATTTGCGCCGACATTTCGATCGAAGAACTCCATAAAACCGTTAATTCCTATGTGCTGTACAATGTTGTCCTGACTTTGTTGCTGGCCCTGATTTTCGGTGTTATCCTTATTCTATGGTTGCGGCACAATGTAACGGGACCGATTCTTGCGCTGGAAAGAAGTGCCCGTATGTTTGCGGAAAAGAGTCATGACCATAAGGCTCCCGAAGAGCTTGTTTTCGAGACGCCCGTCATCCATACGCAAAACGAAGTGGAATCTCTCTCCAAAGCGATTTCTCAAATGTCTCAAGACATGAAGCAGTATGTGCAAAGTATTTTGTCTGCCGAAGAGAAGGTGAAAAACGCCCAAGAGACTGCTGCCGACATGACGATGCTGGCCTATAAGGATGCCTTAACCAGGGTTGGCAGTAAGATAGCGTATGATAAGACCGTTCGTTTGTTGGAAAAGGAAATTGAGGAAAAAGAAGCGAAATTTGCGATCGTGATGATTGATCTAAATGACCTCAAGACCATCAACGACAATTATGGGCACGCAAACGGAAACTGCTACATTACGGGTGCATGTCACATGATTTGCACCATATACAGACACTCCCCCGTTTTCCGTATCGGTGGCGATGAATTCATCGTGTTGCTCAAGAATTCCGACTACGAAAACAGGTTAGAATTGCTCGAATTAGCTGAAAAGCAGTTCCAGGAAAGCGAAATCGACAGCACGAAGAACCCCTGGGAAAGATTCTCTGCGGCCCTCGGCATGGCGGAATACGAAAGCGGTGATACTGCAGAAACCGTATTCAAACGCGCAGACAAGAACATGTACGATAAAAAGCTGATCGCCAAGAAGAATAGAAAATAGTTGATAGAACTATTCTATCTTTGGAAAGCGATGTTTGATGCGTTGAATTTCCATTTTTCCATTTACGACTGGCTGCTCATTTTCATGGTGACCGCCCTTGGAACCCTGAGTGCCTACCTGAAAGACCCGCAACTGAAGGCTGTTACCGCAACGATTCCTATTCCTTGCGGTTTTGCCTACATTGCCGTAGGGCTCCCGATGGGGGCAGCCAACGCAATTTCTGGATTTATGTGCTTTCTGTACGTTCACATTGTCCGAATTTTGCATTACAAGGTGAAGGTTCCGATTGTCCCGAGCATAATTATGGGACTCGCCTTTTTTGTTGCCTTGGGAACATTTTTGATGCCACGAATCCCCAATACGGAACCGTGGTTTATAGGGGCGTGTCTTTTTGACCTTATTGTGGGAATTGTTGTTTTTCAGACGCAGACTTACAAGGCGGGTGTTCGCTACAAGACTCCCCTGCCGGTTTATATCAAGGCTCCGGCGATTGCCGGTGTAGTGAGCGGACTCATGCTGATTAAGCGGCTGATGGGTGGCTTTTGCACCAGTTTCCCGATGATGAACTCTATCGTGAGCTACGAAAGCCGCTATTCGCTGGGCGACCAATGTCGCCAACTGCCGCTTTTCTTGATTGCTGGGCCGTTTATGTTTGCCGAGATGCGCTACCTGGAAATAGGCCTCGGACTGAACCACTGGATTGTGCTCCTTTGCGGCTACGTGCTTTTTGCAGCCATCTATTGGCCCCTGAACAAAGAACTCAAGCGCCGTAACGAAAACGCCGAAAAGCGCTACTCAACACCTGTTGTGAAACCATAAACATATTTCTACGCTATAAGTCGATTTTTTGCTCTATAGGAGCATTTTTTAGGTATTTTCAGGTAGAAATGTACCTAAGGATCCCCGCCATCGCGGGGATGACAGAGGAAAGAAATGTTCCCTGGACATAACCTACGCGGGATAACAGGGAAAAATGGAGATGGTATGCTCGGTAAAATAAAGATTTTCACGGTAGCGTCCGCTGTGGCTCTTGGAGCCCTTGCGACTTCCGCAAACGCAGAAAAATACGAATGGGGCAATGTCCGTTTCGATGGAGGCGGATTCGTTTCTGCGGTGATTTTCCACCCCAAAGCCGAAAATTTGCTGTATGCCCGCACCGACGTGGGTGGTATTTACCGTTTCGATTTCACATCGAAAACCTGGATTCCCTTGATGGACTGGATTTCGGAAAACGATGTCGGTCTTTATGGAACTGAAGCTTTCGCACTTGACCCGCAGGATCCCAAGCGTATCTACGTGCTTGCCGGTACAGGCTACTTTAGCAAGGGCCGCACAGCCGTGCTCCGCAGTAAAGACTACGGCAATACCTGGGACACAAGTTATGTCGAAATGCTTGCCCACGGCAACGGCATGGGCCGCCAAACGGGCGAAAAGCTCGCTGTAGACCCTAATATGGGAAATATTATCCTCTGCGGAAGCCGTACTAAGGGCGTCTACAAGAGTACTGACTACGGTAAAACCTGGACTAGCCTTTACAAGGTCGCTCTCTCCACAGCTACAGAAAGCAGCCTGAACGGCGTAAATGGCGTGAGCTTTGTTCTTTTCGACCCTGCTCAGGGCACTCTTGCCGACGGAAGCACGGCAACCATCTATATCGGAACCTCCGAAGCAACGAACAACCTGCAGGTCAGCCACGATGGTGGTGCCACCTGGGAAGTCGTGCGCGGAGTTCCTGCGGGCCTGATGCCCCACCGCGCAACAATCGTCGATGGCGACATGTACGTCACGTTTGCCGATGGCCCCGGCCCCTACAATATTGCCAAGGGCGGTGTCTACAAGTACAACATCAAGTCTGCTACTTGGACAGACATTACCCCTTATGACGACAACGAAAAGGAAGGCGGTTCCATCGTTCACGAAAAGAACGAATGCTCCTACGGCGGAATCTCCATCGATCCCAAGGACAAGAACCACATTATCGTGTCGACGCTCGGTCAGTACACGGGCCGCCACGTGACCAAGGACGAAAAGGACAACTACGGCGACCGTATCTACACTACGACCGACGGCGGTAAGAACTGGGTTCATGGTCAGCATTACGGTGACGTTCCGAATATCGATGCCAACGGCACAGCCTGGATTCCGGGCAACGCGATTCACTGGGCGGGTTCTCTGGAAATCAACCCGTTCAACAACAAAGAAGCGTGGGTCACAAGCGGTAACGGTATCTTTATGACCGAAGACATTACCGCAACAGTTCCTGTATGGAAATTCA
The genomic region above belongs to uncultured Fibrobacter sp. and contains:
- a CDS encoding peptidylprolyl isomerase, with translation MEIIQDKLKVSIAYSLKERTGKILEEVPASYPFVYIHGFNNIIPGLEDALEGRHLNESFTVDIPFEQGYGPYRPDLVMEVPKDELREVGEIWLGMELEMYMDEDVREFQLPETADEFVDGLNLDDDEESDGIYTIKEIKKDTVVVDGNHPFAGKDLTFDVTVVAIEQPSFTELESGYPDREEDFDNFDDGFDGTDGEDFDDNNHNRRWR
- the rpiA gene encoding ribose-5-phosphate isomerase RpiA codes for the protein MASMDELKKAAGVRAADMIKDGMTVGLGTGSTAAHMVNRLAERIKTEGLHVVGVSTSWSTTLQCRSLGIPLKEMGEVSHLDMVIDGADEIDDQRNLIKGRGAAHLLEKIVASMTDNYVIIADSGKKVNKLGEKFAVPLEIIPGAIAVVTERVKKLGGDLKVRMGAPGKDGPVISDSGNLIADAKFGIIEDADKLARDLEHIVGIVGHGLFVGMATKVILADAEKGLVEF
- a CDS encoding GGDEF domain-containing protein, with translation MNYVHTQLDADDLYNCVQNKETSEKYNQLQQLLNGMVDEFELFYLYIVFPKDSLMYNVVSATSAAERARGETDMPLLETSDAYPLQELQKFEKVMQQSEIAFFEEDSEWGAAYTACKSLANSEGKHFSLICADISIEELHKTVNSYVLYNVVLTLLLALIFGVILILWLRHNVTGPILALERSARMFAEKSHDHKAPEELVFETPVIHTQNEVESLSKAISQMSQDMKQYVQSILSAEEKVKNAQETAADMTMLAYKDALTRVGSKIAYDKTVRLLEKEIEEKEAKFAIVMIDLNDLKTINDNYGHANGNCYITGACHMICTIYRHSPVFRIGGDEFIVLLKNSDYENRLELLELAEKQFQESEIDSTKNPWERFSAALGMAEYESGDTAETVFKRADKNMYDKKLIAKKNRK
- a CDS encoding T9SS type A sorting domain-containing protein, which codes for MLGKIKIFTVASAVALGALATSANAEKYEWGNVRFDGGGFVSAVIFHPKAENLLYARTDVGGIYRFDFTSKTWIPLMDWISENDVGLYGTEAFALDPQDPKRIYVLAGTGYFSKGRTAVLRSKDYGNTWDTSYVEMLAHGNGMGRQTGEKLAVDPNMGNIILCGSRTKGVYKSTDYGKTWTSLYKVALSTATESSLNGVNGVSFVLFDPAQGTLADGSTATIYIGTSEATNNLQVSHDGGATWEVVRGVPAGLMPHRATIVDGDMYVTFADGPGPYNIAKGGVYKYNIKSATWTDITPYDDNEKEGGSIVHEKNECSYGGISIDPKDKNHIIVSTLGQYTGRHVTKDEKDNYGDRIYTTTDGGKNWVHGQHYGDVPNIDANGTAWIPGNAIHWAGSLEINPFNNKEAWVTSGNGIFMTEDITATVPVWKFMSKGIEETVPLDIVSIPNGPLVTAIGDYDGAVYKNINKSSPRHTPTIGTTQSMGYAPQSGSLLRTGVITKYYTYESKDFLVMYRSDDLGESWDSVKTELKGKLGLVVLSADGKVMLHRPDQSATVYRSDDNGATWTAIETGTQTQYARIVADPVDTKTFYVMSAMGTLYKSTDAGKNFVAQDARLQNEGAGEYYNGTGLVRTVPKKEGHLWVPMDQAQVWQPKGFTENGLAYTEDGGKSWNRCEGASTAIAVGIGKAKEGSDYETIFIWGAAKSGDAIGIYRSTDKCKTFERINDDAHQFGGPGNGQFVQGDMNNFGVVYMSTVGRGTVVGAPEGTEFVTKLSRINVSSSSFMQLEKRTLHVNAPAGSSIELYAANGKLAFSTEAVSSAAVSLNKLPVGKYMARLKDANGKTLQHRVLVIK